The following proteins are co-located in the Xiphophorus maculatus strain JP 163 A chromosome 8, X_maculatus-5.0-male, whole genome shotgun sequence genome:
- the dolpp1 gene encoding dolichyldiphosphatase 1 codes for MALEEQCSAPPRWQAISVTHVEFPEGDLTGKLLAYISLLPVAILVGFVTLIVFKRELHTISFFTGVLLNEGVNWVLKHILREPRPCAGAHTTVYAEYGMPSNHSQLIWFFVVYFFLFLYLRMHQTNNARCVDLLWRHVLSIVLVGMASSVSYSRVYLLYHTWSQVFYGAVTGSTMAIIWFFFTQEVLTPLFPKVAAWPISEYFLVRDTSLIPNILWFEYTVTRSEARNRQRKLGTKLQ; via the exons ATGGCGTTGGAAGAGCAGTGCTCGGCACCACCTCGATGGCAGGCCATATCAGTGACACACGTAGAGTTTCCCGAGG GGGATCTCACGGGAAAACTGCTGGCCTACATCAGTCTCCTACCCGTAGCTATTCTTGTGGGCTTTGTCACTCTCATAGTGTTTAAACGGGAACTGCACACG ATTTCCTTCTTCACTGGAGTCCTTCTAAATGAAGGAGTGAACTGGGTGCTCAAGCACATTCTCAGAGAACCGCGCCCTTGTGCAG GAGCTCATACAACCGTTTATGCCGAGTACGGCATGCCCTCGAATCATTCCCAGCTTATCTGGTTCTTCGTTGtttacttctttctttttctttatttaag gaTGCATCAGACAAACAATGCTCGATGTGTGGACCTGCTGTGGAGGCACGTCCTGTCAATCGTCCTGGTGGGCATGGCGTCGTCCGTCTCATACAGCAG GGTCTACTTGTTGTATCACACCTGGAGTCAGGTTTTCTATGGGGCAGTGACTGGCAGTACAATGGCCATTATCTGGTTCTTTTTCACACAAGAAGTGCTGACACCTTTATTCCCCAAAGTTGCAGCATG GCCGATATCAGAGTACTTCCTGGTGCGAGACACAAGCTTGATTCCCAACATTTTATGGTTTGAGTATACAGTGACCAGATCAGAGGCAAG AAACAGACAACGAAAGCTTGGAACAAAACTTCAATGA